In Pseudomonas sp. MM213, a genomic segment contains:
- a CDS encoding GumC family protein, which translates to MASEYEMSVNDYIAIVKHHAVLLIVSCAAILGVSIAVAMSLPPTFESSGTILIESQQISPELVATNNGTFADERIEVIRQRVMTRENLLAIIDKYNLFSSQGRQLSVSEKIDEMRNTIGVTLVSAAVKGRGEVTIAFRLSFEHRQPEIANKVANELVTLFLNENIRQRTERANENTEFAKQEADKLEVALNAQDSRVAKYKEEHSKSLPENRELLTNMLTRAENDLKEVDRDYKAAREDLRFNELELVAANAGVATKPGVAGAAADKPQDLGSLKAEYVRLLTLYTEAHPDVRAVKRKIAALEANKSVAGSSVVSVSMDVAKAQARIAATDARIRSLADQKQQTQQKIAEYEAQIIEMPQVERGLITLMRDHDNAKKKYEEMRAKEMNARISESLEQENKAERFVLLESPLMPEKPVRPNRKKVVAMGFVLAPVGAGALVMLLEMLTQRVRGAEALGSVLGRRVLVAIPYIHTKAELANRKRWRTRLIICGIVAFVIFLVLVHFLYMPLDLLIFKALGRFA; encoded by the coding sequence ATGGCCTCTGAATACGAAATGTCGGTCAACGACTACATCGCCATCGTCAAACACCACGCCGTGCTGTTGATCGTGAGTTGCGCAGCCATACTTGGCGTGAGCATCGCGGTCGCGATGTCGCTGCCGCCCACGTTCGAGTCCTCTGGCACGATCCTGATCGAGTCGCAGCAGATCTCGCCTGAACTGGTCGCGACAAACAACGGCACCTTTGCCGATGAGCGCATCGAGGTCATTCGCCAGCGTGTGATGACCCGGGAGAATCTTTTAGCGATCATCGACAAATACAACTTGTTCTCTTCTCAAGGCCGGCAGTTGAGCGTTTCCGAGAAAATCGATGAAATGCGCAATACGATCGGGGTCACCCTGGTCAGCGCCGCGGTCAAGGGTCGCGGGGAAGTGACGATTGCGTTTCGTCTTTCCTTTGAGCACCGCCAACCAGAGATTGCCAACAAAGTGGCCAATGAACTGGTAACGCTGTTCCTGAATGAAAACATCCGGCAGCGCACCGAGCGCGCCAATGAAAACACAGAGTTCGCAAAGCAGGAGGCGGACAAGCTCGAGGTTGCCCTGAATGCCCAGGACAGTCGCGTGGCGAAATACAAGGAGGAGCACAGCAAATCGCTGCCCGAGAATCGGGAATTGCTCACGAACATGTTGACCCGCGCCGAAAACGACCTCAAGGAAGTCGATCGTGACTACAAGGCTGCCCGTGAGGATTTGCGCTTCAATGAGTTGGAGCTTGTCGCCGCCAATGCCGGCGTAGCGACCAAGCCTGGCGTGGCGGGTGCAGCCGCTGACAAACCGCAGGATCTGGGCAGCCTCAAGGCGGAATACGTCCGTTTGCTGACGCTGTATACCGAAGCCCACCCCGATGTGCGTGCCGTGAAACGCAAGATTGCGGCACTTGAGGCGAACAAGTCGGTGGCGGGGAGTTCGGTAGTGTCCGTCAGTATGGATGTAGCGAAGGCTCAGGCGCGGATCGCGGCCACCGACGCACGTATCAGGTCGCTGGCCGATCAGAAGCAGCAGACGCAGCAGAAAATAGCCGAATACGAAGCGCAGATTATTGAAATGCCACAAGTCGAGCGCGGCCTGATCACGCTGATGCGTGACCATGACAACGCGAAAAAGAAATACGAGGAAATGCGCGCCAAGGAGATGAATGCGAGAATTTCCGAAAGCCTGGAACAGGAAAACAAAGCCGAGCGTTTTGTTCTCCTGGAGTCGCCGCTGATGCCTGAAAAACCGGTACGGCCGAACCGCAAGAAAGTGGTTGCCATGGGCTTCGTGCTTGCCCCTGTGGGCGCTGGCGCATTGGTGATGCTCCTGGAAATGCTGACTCAGCGTGTGCGCGGAGCTGAAGCCCTGGGTAGCGTGTTGGGGCGGCGTGTACTGGTTGCCATTCCCTACATTCACACCAAGGCGGAGCTGGCGAATCGCAAGAGGTGGCGAACGCGCTTGATCATCTGTGGGATAGTGGCATTCGTGATCTTTCTGGTGCTCGTGCACTTCCTCTACATGCCACTGGATCTTTTGATTTTTAAAGCTTTGGGCCGGTTTGCATAA
- a CDS encoding polysaccharide biosynthesis/export family protein: MSRFWLPVVCALAVMPSISNAVANDAAYRLSPGDKLAVSVWGEDKLKQDVIVLPNGSITFPLAGQVDVAGLDTTAVEEKIAAKLVKYIPDPQVSVVVTSTDGNLVYVQGKVLKPGSVHLSGQTSVLQVLSVAGGLDKFADKDEIKVVRLTGSKQQILPVNYSDLMSGRDMSTNILLQAGDTLVVP; the protein is encoded by the coding sequence ATGTCGCGTTTCTGGTTACCTGTGGTCTGCGCGCTGGCAGTTATGCCCAGCATTTCCAATGCCGTCGCAAACGATGCTGCATACCGGTTGAGTCCGGGTGACAAGCTCGCCGTTTCCGTTTGGGGCGAAGACAAGCTCAAGCAGGACGTGATCGTTCTTCCCAACGGAAGCATTACCTTCCCGCTGGCAGGGCAAGTCGATGTGGCGGGTCTCGATACCACCGCAGTCGAAGAGAAAATTGCTGCCAAGCTTGTAAAGTACATACCCGATCCGCAGGTGAGCGTTGTCGTCACCAGCACGGATGGCAATCTCGTGTACGTGCAGGGCAAAGTGTTGAAGCCAGGCAGTGTCCATTTATCAGGTCAAACGTCAGTGCTGCAGGTGTTGAGCGTGGCGGGCGGGCTCGACAAGTTTGCCGACAAGGATGAAATCAAGGTCGTGCGACTCACCGGGTCCAAGCAACAGATCCTGCCAGTCAATTACAGCGATCTGATGTCCGGGCGTGACATGTCCACCAATATTCTCCTCCAGGCCGGCGATACGTTGGTCGTGCCTTAG
- a CDS encoding AraC family transcriptional regulator, protein MDRLSTLLSHFGVSAGTFHSGTFCGTTGFDGDQACGHLHLLQSGELTLKLADERAIELNTPTLIFFPRPYRHRLIAADTPDTQLVCASLTFDGGAGNALAAALPDYLVLDLDEVPTMAGTLDWLFNEAFGGICGREAMMDRLFEVLVIQLLRHILTNREQSPGMMAGLADPRLARSLSLMHDTPGKSWTVAELSTAANMSRASFAEHFRQVVGQTPVDYLVSWRISLAQKRLREGKSIALIADEVGYESPSALARAFRRKTGVSPREWMHGGQRR, encoded by the coding sequence ATGGATCGCTTGTCCACCTTGCTCAGCCATTTCGGCGTCAGCGCCGGTACCTTCCACAGCGGGACCTTTTGCGGCACCACCGGTTTTGATGGTGATCAGGCCTGCGGGCACCTCCATCTGCTGCAATCCGGCGAGCTGACCCTGAAACTGGCCGATGAGCGCGCGATTGAGCTCAACACCCCCACCTTGATTTTCTTCCCTCGGCCTTACCGCCACCGACTGATTGCCGCTGACACGCCTGACACGCAACTGGTGTGCGCCTCGCTGACGTTCGATGGCGGTGCGGGGAATGCGCTGGCGGCGGCGTTGCCCGATTACCTGGTACTTGATCTCGATGAAGTGCCGACCATGGCCGGTACGCTGGACTGGTTGTTCAACGAAGCCTTCGGCGGCATTTGCGGTCGCGAAGCGATGATGGACCGCTTGTTCGAAGTGCTGGTGATCCAGTTGCTGCGGCACATTCTGACCAATCGCGAACAAAGCCCCGGCATGATGGCCGGTCTCGCCGACCCGCGCCTGGCACGCTCGTTAAGCCTGATGCACGACACGCCCGGCAAGTCCTGGACTGTGGCTGAGTTGTCGACGGCGGCCAACATGTCCCGGGCCAGTTTTGCCGAACACTTTCGTCAGGTGGTGGGGCAGACCCCGGTGGATTACCTGGTGAGCTGGCGCATCAGCCTGGCCCAGAAACGCTTGCGTGAAGGCAAGTCCATTGCCCTGATTGCCGATGAAGTGGGGTATGAAAGCCCTTCGGCGCTCGCCCGGGCATTTCGGCGCAAGACCGGCGTCAGTCCGCGAGAGTGGATGCATGGCGGCCAGCGTCGATAG
- a CDS encoding carboxymuconolactone decarboxylase family protein has protein sequence MSRINTLSLEHATDTTRPLLEGVQKKIGFLPNVFKTLAHAPAVLSSYLQQSATLGKTSLSATEKEAIFLATSQVNGCDYCLAAHTLFAGKAGLSAQDILSARSGQLNAFATLARQITESRGHLGSEQIAAARAAGINDSKIVEVIAHVASQTLTNYLNNVALTEIDFPAIDA, from the coding sequence ATGAGCCGCATCAACACCCTGAGCCTCGAGCACGCCACCGACACCACTCGCCCGCTGCTGGAAGGCGTGCAGAAAAAAATCGGTTTTTTGCCCAATGTCTTCAAGACGCTGGCGCATGCTCCCGCCGTGCTGTCCTCTTATCTGCAACAGTCTGCGACCCTCGGTAAAACGTCACTGAGCGCCACCGAGAAAGAAGCGATCTTCCTCGCCACGTCCCAGGTGAATGGGTGCGACTACTGCCTCGCGGCCCACACATTGTTTGCCGGCAAGGCCGGGTTATCCGCGCAAGACATCCTCAGCGCCCGCAGCGGCCAGCTCAATGCCTTTGCCACCCTCGCCCGGCAGATCACCGAAAGCCGTGGCCACCTGGGCAGCGAGCAGATCGCAGCGGCACGGGCAGCCGGGATCAACGACAGCAAGATTGTCGAAGTGATCGCTCACGTGGCCTCGCAGACCTTGACCAATTACCTCAACAACGTCGCCCTGACCGAGATTGATTTTCCGGCCATCGATGCTTGA
- the grxC gene encoding glutaredoxin 3 — MNTVTLYTTDTCPYCRNAKILLASRGIAAQEINVQSEPGKFEEMLSRSGRRSVPQIFIGDVHVGGFDELAKLDRQGGLMSMLA, encoded by the coding sequence ATGAACACCGTGACGCTCTATACCACTGACACTTGCCCTTATTGCCGCAACGCCAAGATTTTGCTGGCGAGCCGAGGCATTGCGGCACAGGAAATAAACGTTCAATCGGAACCTGGGAAGTTTGAGGAGATGCTCAGCCGCAGCGGGCGCCGTAGCGTGCCGCAGATTTTTATCGGTGATGTGCATGTTGGAGGGTTTGACGAGCTGGCCAAACTTGATCGTCAGGGGGGGTTGATGTCGATGCTTGCTTGA